CGTGGATACTGTCTTATCTTTCTCTTCCACTAGACCAATAGCCCACATCCCTGCATGGCTTACAGGCAAGCTCAGAGAGATTGAATACTTTATTTAAGTCCCCCAGCAAGTAAGCAGTGAGAGCTGGGTTTAAACTCAGGTTGTTCACATTTCAAGTCACATCAGCCTGCTCCATCTCCTTTCCACATCCAGTAAACCTTCTCTGAAATGAATAAGGAGGTGACAAATGGAAGATGGTAGACGGGTAGAGGCATCTATGGGAGACAGAagatggggcagggggaggagggagaagtttGGGAGCTAGTTTAGGAGCTGGTGGTGAAGAGAGGGAATATGGTGTTCTCCAAAGAGAAATGGCACCTGAAAGGGTGGAGATAATCTGTGGCGAGTCAAGAACCTTAGAATGTGCTTAAAATATGGCAGAACAGGTCTTCAAAGCCCAGCTCAAACCAGACCTGAAATCAAATCCTGATCCAGTACTTACTAAAGGGATTCTCAACCTTgacagtattgacattttggACTTAGTAATTCTTTATTTGGGGAACTGTCCTATGCATTGTAAGATGTTGAGCAAAATCCCTGGTCTGtactcactagatgccagtagctgCTTCTCATAGTTGTAACAACTGAAAATGTGTCCCAACATTGCCATTGTCCCTTAGGGGGCAAAATCCTCCCCTGACTCCTCAACCCCCGTTGAGAACCAGGACTGTAAAACCATCTGAAGGTCATTTACTTTACTTATCTCTCTCTAGAATGGGGCTGATAGAGGAGCGATTGtactcagtgattgagtgcctgcttcccatgtatgaggtcctgggtctaatccccagtacctcccaaaaaacaaacaaaaaacctaaaatgGGACTGATGAAACTTGTCTCAAAAGCTATTGGGGTGcttgcttcggcagcacatatactaaaattggaacgatacagagaagattagcatggcccctgcgcaaggatgacacgcaaattcgtgaagcgttccatatttttttcgggacgtggagttgtcctgggtggtgcttcacggacaattacgggacattgtagatccccccagggcccactggatggaacgtgagagagtctgggctatgatgtggaccattgactatggggtgcagtgatgctcagaggtgaacttgccaggtgcaatggatgtgtcatgatgatgggagagagtgttgctgtggggggagtggggggtgggggctgtggggttgaatgggacctcatattttttttaatgtaattaaaaataataataataaataaataatttttttaaaaaaagctattgGGAAGttttaatgataatgataatgtaAGAATTTGCCAGGTAACATAGTGGATAATTAGTAAATGTTGGTTACCTTCCTTCCCTACTCCACCCTGGAAGCCCCAAGGAGATGTCCAATCTTTGAGAGGTGTCCCAACCTGTGCTTCTCACCCCTCTAACtccaggtggctctgggcttggTCTGCGAAGCTGATTACCAGCCAGTGGCCCGTGCAGTACGTGAGCGGGTTGCTGCCATCCAGCGAAAGCGAGAGAAGCTGCGCAAAGCTCGGGAGTTAGAAGCCCTTCCACCCCCAACAGGACCCCTGCCAGCCACTGCCCCCGTGGCTCCTGGCCCTCCCAGTACCTTCCCGCCTGAGCCCGAAGAGCCAGAGGCAGACCAACACCAGCCCTTCCTCTTCCGCCATGCCAGCTACTCATCTACCACCTGTAAGTCACCCCTGACCTTGGGACCTGGGTCCCAGAACCCTTGACCtttgccccccacccacccagaaGTTCATCCCAGCAGCACTGTCACTCACCTTACCTTCCACCTCTAGCCATGAAGCTCCCTCTGTGAAAGAACACTTCCATAGCCCCAGTCAGTCATTGCTCAGGCAGCTCCCCTCCTTTGCCATCACTCCTCTTTATTTCCCCTCTTTtgatcccctccctcccccaccagcGGATTGCGAGACTGATGGCTACCTCAGCTCCTCTGGCTTCCTGGATGCCTCAGACCCTGCCCTTCAGCCCCCTGGGGGGGTGCCATCCAGCCCTGCTGAGTCCCATCTCCGCCTGCCCTCGGTGAGAGGGGGTCACGCGGGGGGCTCCCAGCCATTCCAAGCCTATGACCTGTGTCCCTTCTTCTGAAGTCCACCCCCATGACCTAGCCCCATATCCCTGGAAGTCCACCACTCTTGTCCTCCTCATCTTCCCCAGTTCCACGTCCTTACTACCTCAGCATCCTTGCCATCATCTCCCTGGATGCCAAGGATTATTTTCCCCTGACCTCATGAACCCTTGTCCTATTTCAGGCTTTTGCTCTATCCATTCCACGTTCTGGCCCTGGCAGTGACTTTTCCCCTGGGGACAGGTATGTTCTGGTGTGAGTTGGAGTGCTAGGGTGAGCTGTATGGAATGTTGGGGACCCAGTGTCTACTCTGACGTTCCTtctatttcctttcccttttccagTTATGCCTCAGATGCAGCATCAGGCCTTAGTGATGTGGGAGAAGGGATAGAACGGATGAGGAGACCCCCAGGAAGAAATCTCCGGCGCAGACCCCGATCCCGGCTGCGGGTCACTAGTGTAAGGAAGGGACACAGGAGACAGGGACTAGCCTAGAAGGCCCAAGAAGGACCTGTCAGTGGGATGGCGGAGGTCAGCCAGAAAAAGGGAGTAGCAGTGGGCGATATGGGTACCCAAGAGGCAGGAGATGGTTTCTAATATCAGACCTGGGGAGTGGAGCCTGCTTCTCTAATCCCAATCTGGCCACTGTCAAGTGGCTGCAATGGGATCTGGACATGGGATGAGGACAGAAAGCTTGACTCGTCACCTCTGCTGTCTTTGAATCTAAAGGTCTCAGACCAGAATGAcagagtggttgagtgccagctacAGACACACAACAGCAAGATGGTGACCTTCCGATTTGATCTGGATGGGGACAGTCCAGAAGAAATCGCAGCTGCCATGGTGAGGGGGCAGAGTGATGAGGACAGAGTATTTGGGTCTGAAACAAGTGTCTCCCTCCTGATGACCCCTGGTGCTAAAACCCCTCAAGCCAGACAGCAAGAGCTTTTGAGACTAACAGAGATAGGGTAGACATACACGTGCTACATGTAAAGTGCATGCCAGATATGCAACACTGATGTTTTAAGAAAAGGAATCGGCTGGGACAGCGGGGGGAAGCAATGGGACTCAGGCAAGGTCTCCACAGATGGAGAAGAAAGGcagtgaagggtggagagggtgtGTCTAGCTGGACGTCCAGCATAAACAAAGGCATGGGGTAGGGAGTGACTTGGATATAGGGCTGGGAAGGCTTCAAGAGGAGACCAACACTAGAAGTAAGGGTTCCTGTAGGAGAATCACAGGAAACAAGGCTGGACAGGTAGAGTAGGCCTGGATTTTAGAAGGTCTTAAGAATTAGGCAGAGTGTAACATGGTGAGATAAGGTTTTAGGGGGCTGGGGGTTTGGAATCCATATGGAAGACAGACACAAGAGGCCAGATATGGACCAAAGAGATAtggggaaaagaagagaagaagtgAATCTGAGGACTGTTTCAGGAAAATGACTTACTCATAATCCAATAACCTATTGACATACTACAATGCATATAAgggatgctcagtaaatatttgctgagttgaTAGGATAGGGGGTTAGGGAGAGGGGAGGTCAAGGGCACCTTGTAGCTTGGAGGGACTGGGCTGATGGGAGCAGGTCACCAAAGGAAAGAGGAAGTTGGAAAGGAAAGTAGGGTTTTTAGGGGTCATGATGAGGTTGAGTGATAGAAGAATAGCCAAGAGAGATCCTTTAAAGACGTGGGAAATGGATCAGGAGGAGGATTTAGGAAGTCAGTACAGAGTTGAGAGGGAAGGGAGATGGGCTGGCAAATCCAGAGGCATAGAAGGCCTGAGAGTATATCTCAGTAGATGGCCCAATTCCGGAATGGAAAGCGGAGGGGGGCAGGGCAAGTCATTTAAGAACACAGCGGTAGGGCCAGAGAGGTAGGAAGAGCCCTAGAAGGAAGATGTTAGTAAAAACTGAGGGATGGAAGGGTGGGCACCCTTGAGCTCAGAGGGAGGGCTGGGAAGTGCCTGAGCCACTGAGGATACCTGGGGACTGGGGGCAGGAGAGGAAAGCAGGCAGGGCACATTGGCACAGAGGTGCCGCCTGCTCTCCCCAGGTGCGGCATGTTGCCCTGGGCCCCTCCACTTTGGGGTTCAGGAGAGGAGGAGCCTCCATGGGAAATGACCAGGACAAGGCCTGGAACTCTggggaggaggccctgggggaaCCAGGGTCGCCCCCAAAGGACAGTCCTCAGTCCCAGTCCTTAAGTCCTTCTTGGTGCTCGAGGGAGCAGTTGCAGCCTGACAGCTTCCTAGGCCTGCCTAGAAATCCTACTTCCCCTTGCCCCCCAGGTGGCCCAAGGATTACCCTACTAGCACTAGCACTCTGGTATCCCAACCACGAGGCTGAAGGGGGACCTTGGCTGGTAGGGGGGGCCAGCTGTGGAATGGGTACCACCTTCTTGAACCTGACCTTGTCATCCATCATTCTGGCTTTAGGCCCTCATCCCCCTTGACAGGTTATCAGAAtggagagggagtggatgtggttcaagcacttgagcgcctgcttcccacatgagaggtcccaggtttggtccctggtgtctcttaaaaacaaaaaagcaaacaaatgaaaaaaccaactcaggggagcagttgtggctcagtggttgagtgccagctttccacatgtaaggtctggggttcaatctcctgccctggtacctcaaaaaaaaaaaaaaaaaaaaagaaagaaaaaagaaaagaaaagaatggagaacaCCTGCTCAGGTATGCAGGGTTCCCAGTGATGTGCTATGGAGACATCTTTTTCTTGGCTTCTCCTTCTCTGCCCTGTGGGTACCGGATTCCCCTAAACCTGCCAAGGCCCTCCAGCAGGTGGTAGGCTCCCTACAGCTGCTGCTCCCATCCCCTATCAGATGCCCCTGGTTCCTGGCTGCTCTACCACCTCGCTCAGGGGGCTGAGGTGATTGCCCTCACTAGCCTCCTGTAGATAAGCCAGGGAGGGCCAAGACCCAGCTCCCTGGGTCTCCACACCTGCTGCTAGCCCCCCAGACCCTGTCTCTGGCCACCCAGGGCCCAGTGATCCCCcaagctcttctctcttccctgaCGCATCTCTCCCTCTGATCCCAGACACTCATTCTCCATTGTCCCTCTGGAGCAGAGTGAGTCCCCCACCCCCGGGCAGGTTCTGTTCACAATAAAGCAGTGTTGGTTTGCGGGGGTGGGAAGTGAGGAGAGAATTGCAAGGAGTTGGCATAGGGTGAAGCCTGAGGCAAGGCCACCCTGCCTTTTGTTAGAGGAAGGTCTTTGTGTGAGACCAATTCAGTGGCAATGGGGCAGAGGATGCCAGCCTCTGGcttgaaggagggaaggaaatggTAGAGACTTCAGGAACTCTCTCTAAAGCTTCTTCTCCATCATATCATTCACCTTGTGTGCGGGACAATGTCAAATATCACCTGGCACATGAGGTTTATCACCTTCTATCAAGCCACTTGATTTTTCCAGTCTTTCCTCTGGCCACACTGGTTTCCTAATGGTCCTCTGAAGAGGCTGGAGGGAAGCCTTTCAGCCTCTGCTTCCGTCTGCTCAGGGATTTCTCATCCTGAGAGGATTTTCTACTGGGCTTTCAAGCCCACACAGATCCCCTCCAGCAAAAGTAACCGTGCCTCCCCCATTCAGGGTCCCTTGCCCTCTCTTGTCTCCTTACCAGTCTACCTTCTTCTCTGAAGCAGAATTCTCCTAAGACTTAGATCTGATTTTATTGACTTTTGCCCCCAAAACTCCATGTGGCTACAGAGTGAGGTCCAACTTCCAGAGCCTGGCCTTTAAAAATCATAGCACTTGCAGCTATACTTGAGGCCTCACTATTTGTGACTGCCCTGTCCCTTTGTACCTCAAACCTTTTGCTCACGCTGCTCTCTTGGCCTAGACTGCCCTTCTCATCTTGATGAACAGTGTGGAATAGAGGAAAGGATGGGCTTTTATGTAAGACCTGAGTTCAAATTTCGGCTGTTATTTACTATCTCCCTTAACgtgggcaagttccttaacctctctgaacctcagttgcTCAGCAATAAAATGTGGATGATAATACTTATTTTGCAAAGatgttctgaggattaaataataTATGAGAGGTGTCCATACATGATAGATCCTCAATAAGGGGTTACTTTTCTTATTCATCATTCCTGCTCAGCTCCAAGGACTTCCCCTGTGAAGCTGTCCCAGCTTCCCTCCATCCACCTGGGGATAGTATGACTTCCTCCCTGTTTAGAATAGCATTTTTATCCATCTCTCACTTATAAGCGCCCTAGTTATCATGGGCTGACTTGAAATGTATTGGGTTATCTATTTGTCTCCTCCACTGGGTTGTGGGTTTCTTCAGGGTTTGGATTTTGTTCCCCCACAGGACCTAGTGCAATGCCTGAAATAGTAGGTCCTAAATAAGTGTTTGTGGAAATGACTGTTACCATTTATTGCCTTATTTTTACTTACTTTCTGTGGGTATGTGGGGGGATATGTATGTGGGCCTGCAATGTATACTTTATAAGCCTTATGAAGGCAGGAATTGTGTCCCAAAGCATGGGAGGCAACAGTGGTATATGGGAAAGAATTCAGGCTCTGGGTTTAGatagacctgggttcaaatcctgtgatcctgggcagactgaattTAACCTCTTTGAGCATTGGTTAGCTTAACTCTAAAATGGAGGTATTAATACTACCCCAGAAGGCTGTTGGCGATGGTAAATGtgataatacatgtaaagtgcCTGGTCTATACCATCCTATCAATATTAGCTCCTTTCCTCTAAGCTGTTTTTACTGTACACCACACATACATTGCTTAGCATGCCGTAGGTACTTACTAAACACTTGTTATAGGTTGGTGGTTGACAGAAGCACTGGTTGTGAGGGTTGGTTTTTAAAGATCAGGGACAAGTGGGGTTACTGAGCCCTCATTCGTCATCCTACTGACCCTCTCCAGGTGTATAACGAGTTCATTCTGCCCTCGGAGAGAGATGGATTCCTGAGCCGGATTCGGGAGATTATCCAGCGTGTAGAGACCCTGTTGAGGAGAGATACAGGCTGTGTGGAGGCTGCTGAAGACACTCTGGCCCCCCAGGTCAGACCCCTCTGGGCACCCTCCAGGGGGAAGAGACTCTGCTCCAATGTTCCATCCTCCACAGTCCCCTTGGATCGAAATCCTCATCTCTGAGACCCTAAAACTGTGGTTCTTAAGCTTTGTTGGATCATGAACTCCATTTGAAAACCTAATGAAAGCCATGGACCCTTGTTCTAAAAAACTGTTCaatgtctgttttttaaaactcttgattttgaaaaaatttcaaagttacagaaaagtttcaAGAATTTTACAAAGAACTCCCAGGTGCCCTTTGTCCAGGTTGAgcaaatgttaatattttgctgCATTAACCTTATCATTCTCTTTTCCTCACCTTCtctaaatgtatatataaatgtattatttatttctgagccATTTGAGAGCAAGTTGCAGAAGTCACATATGCCCCTTTTAGCACACATGCTTTGGAATCCCTCGAACTCATCTGTGGACTCCTCGAGGTTCATGGGTGCTAGCCTAAGAGCCCCAGCCTGAAACCTCCCATCCAAATCCCAGCTCTTCCCACTGACTGTGGGCCCCCTTCTCTCCCTCAGGAGGAGCCAGTGCCAGTGCCTGCCCTCCCGGGCCCCCTACCATACCTCTCCAGTGGTATGTACTGAGTGCTGCCCCTGCTCACCCCAGGCGTGGGGGCTGCTCCTGGGTTTGCCTGGGAAGGGCATAAGGAATGGGAGGTAGGAACCTCAGTATGCCCTCTTCCCCAGCAGAGCCCCAGAGCAGTGCTTCCCTGGAGCAGAAGAGCTGGACGGCCTTCTCCACCTCCTCATCTTCTCCTGGAACCCCcttgtctcctggaaactcatttTCCCCCGGAACCCCTCTTTTCCCAGGTCCCATCTTCCCCATCACTTCTCCCCCATgttgccccagcccctccccattCTTCCCCATTTCATCCCAGTTCTTTTCAAATCCCCCTCCACAACCTCCCAGCTCTCCACTTCCATTTTCCTCTAGTGCATCCCAGTTTCCAATCCCATCTTCCCCGTTTCCCCAGCGTCCACTCCTCGCAAGCTCTCCCCccacattttctcccagttgtcCTCAGGTCACTGTTAATGTCCCTTCCTTTCCCCTaagtccctcccctcccctcccctccaccacagcagctcctctcctctctctggcTAGTGCCTTCTCCCTGGCTGTGATGACTGTGGCCCAGTCCCTACTATCCCCCTCACCTGGGCTCCTTTCCCGATCTCCTCCAGCCCCTCCTGACCCCTTGCCTAGTttacctcctcctcttccccttgTTCCTTGTGGCCCAGAGAGCCCTTCACCCCTCATAGCCGAGGTGGGGAGTGAGGTGAGTAGGAAACCAAGAGATATGATTAGGGAGGCTTTATTTTGGATCTTCTCCTTACGGACCCACATTTTATAGGCCTCTCCAAATCCTGCTTGGCCATTCCTGGGTGAAACCAGACTGGCACCCATCTCTGAAGGTGAGGTCTCTAACCACTGATCTTCCCCTGCCCATTATCCCCACTCCACTGAGCTCTCTCTTTCTATGCCTCCACTTTCTCTCTCTACAGAGGGAAAGCCCCAGCTTGTTGGGCGTTTCCAAGTGACTTCATCCAAGGAACCAGCTGAGCCTCTTCCCCTGCAGCCAGCATCCCCAGCTCTCTCCAGTTCTCTGAAGCCTCCAACCCCTCAGCTGGCCTCGGAGAGCTCAGATACCGAGGATAGTGCTGGAGGCAGGCCAGAGATCAGGGAAGATCTGGCTGAGAGTGACCGTGCAGCTGAAGGCCTGGGGGCTGGAgctgaggaggaggaaggggttgATGGGAAGGAACCCCGAGGGGGGGTCagccccccagccctgggccaTCCCAGCCCCGTGTGGATGAACTACTCCTACAGCAGCCTGTGTCTGAGCAGTGAGGAGTCAGAGAGCAGTGGGGAGGATGAGGAGTTCTGGGCTGAGCTGCAGAGCCTTCGGCAGAAGTGAGTCTGGGGAGGTTGGAGGAGCAAGAGGCAGACTTGGGAGAGCAGGATGTGTGGCTGGCCCTCACATGCACCTGGTGCATCCTCAGGCACTTGTCAGAGGTGGAGGCACTACAGACGCTgcagaaaaaggaaattgaggaCTTGTACAGCCGGCTTGGGAAGCAACCCCCGCCAGGCATCGTGGCCCCGGCTGCCATGCTGTCCAGCCGCCAACGCCGCCTCTCCAAGGGCAGCTTCCCCACCTCCCGCCGCAACAGCCTTCAGCGCTCCGAGCCCCCGGGCCCTGGTGAGCCTGCAGTCACCCAGCTCTCACCTTTCCCCTGAAATGCCCTCCCTACCAATCTGGCTTTCTTCTAGGCCCTGGGGAATCTGCCCTTTGGTCTGGGGGCACTAGCCCCCCTCTACCTGAGGCCCCTTTTCTCACTCAGT
This genomic stretch from Dasypus novemcinctus isolate mDasNov1 chromosome 21, mDasNov1.1.hap2, whole genome shotgun sequence harbors:
- the WNK4 gene encoding serine/threonine-protein kinase WNK4 isoform X8 encodes the protein MKPRVLQRWSRQILRGLHFLHSRVPPILHRDLKCDNVFITGPTGSVKIGDLGLATLKRASFAKSVIGTPEFMAPEMYEEKYDEAVDVYAFGMCMLEMATSEYPYSECQNAAQIYRKVTSGTKPNSFYKVKMPEVKEIIEGCIRTDKNERLTIQDLLAHAFFREERGVHVELAEEDDGEKPGLKLWLRMEDARRGGRPRDNQAIEFLFQLGRDAAEEVAQEMVALGLVCEADYQPVARAVRERVAAIQRKREKLRKARELEALPPPTGPLPATAPVAPGPPSTFPPEPEEPEADQHQPFLFRHASYSSTTSDCETDGYLSSSGFLDASDPALQPPGGVPSSPAESHLRLPSAFALSIPRSGPGSDFSPGDSYASDAASGLSDVGEGIERMRRPPGRNLRRRPRSRLRVTSVSDQNDRVVECQLQTHNSKMVTFRFDLDGDSPEEIAAAMVYNEFILPSERDGFLSRIREIIQRVETLLRRDTGCVEAAEDTLAPQEEPVPVPALPGPLPYLSSAEPQSSASLEQKSWTAFSTSSSSPGTPLSPGNSFSPGTPLFPGPIFPITSPPCCPSPSPFFPISSQFFSNPPPQPPSSPLPFSSSASQFPIPSSPFPQRPLLASSPPTFSPSCPQVTVNVPSFPLSPSPPLPSTTAAPLLSLASAFSLAVMTVAQSLLSPSPGLLSRSPPAPPDPLPSLPPPLPLVPCGPESPSPLIAEVGSEASPNPAWPFLGETRLAPISEEGKPQLVGRFQVTSSKEPAEPLPLQPASPALSSSLKPPTPQLASESSDTEDSAGGRPEIREDLAESDRAAEGLGAGAEEEEGVDGKEPRGGVSPPALGHPSPVWMNYSYSSLCLSSEESESSGEDEEFWAELQSLRQKHLSEVEALQTLQKKEIEDLYSRLGKQPPPGIVAPAAMLSSRQRRLSKGSFPTSRRNSLQRSEPPGPVLSLPHPAPRHHAKELSEWQQHRFPGAAVNPEQKPCVSPTPGSTPWGLCSQNLLFLSTTSQPGRPQR
- the WNK4 gene encoding serine/threonine-protein kinase WNK4 isoform X7, whose amino-acid sequence is MDLADSGLQKEKLRQTRKLSRAERQRFSEEVEMLKGLQHPNIVRFYDSWKSVLRGQVCIVLVTELMTSGTLKTYLRRFREMKPRVLQRWSRQILRGLHFLHSRVPPILHRDLKCDNVFITGPTGSVKIGDLGLATLKRASFAKSVIGTPEFMAPEMYEEKYDEAVDVYAFGMCMLEMATSEYPYSECQNAAQIYRKVTSGTKPNSFYKVKMPEVKEIIEGCIRTDKNERLTIQDLLAHAFFREERGVHVELAEEDDGEKPGLKLWLRMEDARRGGRPRDNQAIEFLFQLGRDAAEEVAQEMVALGLVCEADYQPVARAVRERVAAIQRKREKLRKARELEALPPPTGPLPATAPVAPGPPSTFPPEPEEPEADQHQPFLFRHASYSSTTSDCETDGYLSSSGFLDASDPALQPPGGVPSSPAESHLRLPSAFALSIPRSGPGSDFSPGDSYASDAASGLSDVGEGIERMRRPPGRNLRRRPRSRLRVTSVSDQNDRVVECQLQTHNSKMVTFRFDLDGDSPEEIAAAMVYNEFILPSERDGFLSRIREIIQRVETLLRRDTGCVEAAEDTLAPQEEPVPVPALPGPLPYLSSAEPQSSASLEQKSWTAFSTSSSSPGTPLSPGNSFSPGTPLFPGPIFPITSPPCCPSPSPFFPISSQFFSNPPPQPPSSPLPFSSSASQFPIPSSPFPQRPLLASSPPTFSPSCPQVTVNVPSFPLSPSPPLPSTTAAPLLSLASAFSLAVMTVAQSLLSPSPGLLSRSPPAPPDPLPSLPPPLPLVPCGPESPSPLIAEVGSEASPNPAWPFLGETRLAPISEEGKPQLVGRFQVTSSKEPAEPLPLQPASPALSSSLKPPTPQLASESSDTEDSAGGRPEIREDLAESDRAAEGLGAGAEEEEGVDGKEPRGGVSPPALGHPSPVWMNYSYSSLCLSSEESESSGEDEEFWAELQSLRQKHLSEVEALQTLQKKEIEDLYSRLGKQPPPGIVAPAAMLSSRQRRLSKGSFPTSRRNSLQRSEPPGPVLSLPHPAPRHHAKELSEWQQHRFPGAAVNPEQKPCVSPTPGSTPWGLCSQNLLFLSTTSQPGRPQR
- the WNK4 gene encoding serine/threonine-protein kinase WNK4 isoform X2; amino-acid sequence: MLALPGPETVVPTSQTEADLALRPPPPLAAAGPPRLGPPPRRARRFSGKAETRPRSSRLSRRSSVDLGLLSSRSQPASLVPEPPDPLASAVPGPARSPPPSSEEPPEGTWTGGVRTKAADSACSEVAGSARSPGSGEPSKVPEAAARERRRELEEKEDTETQAVATSPDGRYLKFDIEIGRGSFKTVYRGLDTDTTVEVAWCELQTRKLSRAERQRFSEEVEMLKGLQHPNIVRFYDSWKSVLRGQVCIVLVTELMTSGTLKTYLRRFREMKPRVLQRWSRQILRGLHFLHSRVPPILHRDLKCDNVFITGPTGSVKIGDLGLATLKRASFAKSVIGTPEFMAPEMYEEKYDEAVDVYAFGMCMLEMATSEYPYSECQNAAQIYRKVTSGTKPNSFYKVKMPEVKEIIEGCIRTDKNERLTIQDLLAHAFFREERGVHVELAEEDDGEKPGLKLWLRMEDARRGGRPRDNQAIEFLFQLGRDAAEEVAQEMVALGLVCEADYQPVARAVRERVAAIQRKREKLRKARELEALPPPTGPLPATAPVAPGPPSTFPPEPEEPEADQHQPFLFRHASYSSTTSDCETDGYLSSSGFLDASDPALQPPGGVPSSPAESHLRLPSAFALSIPRSGPGSDFSPGDSYASDAASGLSDVGEGIERMRRPPGRNLRRRPRSRLRVTSVSDQNDRVVECQLQTHNSKMVTFRFDLDGDSPEEIAAAMVYNEFILPSERDGFLSRIREIIQRVETLLRRDTGCVEAAEDTLAPQEEPVPVPALPGPLPYLSSEPQSSASLEQKSWTAFSTSSSSPGTPLSPGNSFSPGTPLFPGPIFPITSPPCCPSPSPFFPISSQFFSNPPPQPPSSPLPFSSSASQFPIPSSPFPQRPLLASSPPTFSPSCPQVTVNVPSFPLSPSPPLPSTTAAPLLSLASAFSLAVMTVAQSLLSPSPGLLSRSPPAPPDPLPSLPPPLPLVPCGPESPSPLIAEVGSEASPNPAWPFLGETRLAPISEEGKPQLVGRFQVTSSKEPAEPLPLQPASPALSSSLKPPTPQLASESSDTEDSAGGRPEIREDLAESDRAAEGLGAGAEEEEGVDGKEPRGGVSPPALGHPSPVWMNYSYSSLCLSSEESESSGEDEEFWAELQSLRQKHLSEVEALQTLQKKEIEDLYSRLGKQPPPGIVAPAAMLSSRQRRLSKGSFPTSRRNSLQRSEPPGPVLSLPHPAPRHHAKELSEWQQHRFPGAAVNPEQKPCVSPTPGSTPWGLCSQNLLFLSTTSQPGRPQR
- the WNK4 gene encoding serine/threonine-protein kinase WNK4 isoform X5, whose translation is MLALPGPETVVPTSQTEADLALRPPPPLAAAGPPRLGPPPRRARRFSGKAETRPRSSRLSRRSSVDLGLLSSRSQPASLVPEPPDPLASAVPGPARSPPPSSEEPPEGTWTGGVRTKAADSACSEVAGSARSPGSGEPSKVPEAAARERRRELEEKEDTETQAVATSPDGRYLKFDIEIGRGSFKTVYRGLDTDTTVEVAWCELQTRKLSRAERQRFSEEVEMLKGLQHPNIVRFYDSWKSVLRGQVCIVLVTELMTSGTLKTYLRRFREMKPRVLQRWSRQILRGLHFLHSRVPPILHRDLKCDNVFITGPTGSVKIGDLGLATLKRASFAKSVIGTPEFMAPEMYEEKYDEAVDVYAFGMCMLEMATSEYPYSECQNAAQIYRKVTSGTKPNSFYKVKMPEVKEIIEGCIRTDKNERLTIQDLLAHAFFREERGVHVELAEEDDGEKPGLKLWLRMEDARRGGRPRDNQAIEFLFQLGRDAAEEVAQEMVALGLVCEADYQPVARAVRERVAAIQRKREKLRKARELEALPPPTGPLPATAPVAPGPPSTFPPEPEEPEADQHQPFLFRHASYSSTTSDCETDGYLSSSGFLDASDPALQPPGGVPSSPAESHLRLPSAFALSIPRSGPGSDFSPGDSYASDAASGLSDVGEGIERMRRPPGRNLRRRPRSRLRVTSVSDQNDRVVECQLQTHNSKMVTFRFDLDGDSPEEIAAAMVYNEFILPSERDGFLSRIREIIQRVETLLRRDTGCVEAAEDTLAPQEEPVPVPALPGPLPYLSSEPQSSASLEQKSWTAFSTSSSSPGTPLSPGNSFSPGTPLFPGPIFPITSPPCCPSPSPFFPISSQFFSNPPPQPPSSPLPFSSSASQFPIPSSPFPQRPLLASSPPTFSPSCPQVTVNVPSFPLSPSPPLPSTTAAPLLSLASAFSLAVMTVAQSLLSPSPGLLSRSPPAPPDPLPSLPPPLPLVPCGPESPSPLIAEVGSEASPNPAWPFLGETRLAPISEEGKPQLVGRFQVTSSKEPAEPLPLQPASPALSSSLKPPTPQLASESSDTEDSAGGRPEIREDLAESDRAAEGLGAGAEEEEGVDGKEPRGGVSPPALGHPSPVWMNYSYSSLCLSSEESESSGEDEEFWAELQSLRQKHLSEVEALQTLQKKEIEDLYSRLGKQPPPGIVAPAAMLSSRQRRLSKGSFPTSRRNSLQRSEPPGPGIMRRNSLSGSSTGSQEQRASKGVTFAGDVSRM